DNA sequence from the Manihot esculenta cultivar AM560-2 chromosome 11, M.esculenta_v8, whole genome shotgun sequence genome:
tatttattttgtgaGTTTGATTCGTTTATAAATTGATAAGCGGACTCTGGAATAAGAttggttaaaaaaataaaagaataatttaatttatatattataaaataatttactaattaattttataattttaaaaaatatattaaaatattataatattttaaaaaatttattaattagttaatttattaattttaataattaaatattataaaaaatttaaaatatttttaatataaaaagattaattaataaattttttataaaattaataaataataataaattatttaatgataaaaatgattGAAAAAGACTATCTAGTAATTTGCTTACTTTCCTGTACATTTTCCTCTTGGAAAAACAAACAAAGAGTTGACGCGGCTGACTGGGCTGGAGTATGGTGAGCTGGGATACTGCCTTGCTTCCATCATCTACTTCTCTTTCAAGCGTCTACTCCACCAAAGGGTTATAGCTTCAGATTCTCCATGGCAGATGCAAATTACCCAAAATCTgtgagttttttctttttttaaactcTTAACAAAATCGACttgatttcatttatttatttttaactctGTGTCAATAACTTTGTCCGTCCAATTTTGTTTGTGCCATagaatttcataatttattttcttcaagGACTTGATCTTGATCATTATTATTAAGTTTTCCTTATAAAAATTTCTATTGGAAGGGAGAAATACTGTCTCAATGCTTTTGTTTGGGTCGGATTTTGACTTACTCATGGGCTTGTTTAGTTGTTCGTGACAAAGGGTGAAAAGGGTTTTTGGGAAATGGTTTTGCGTCTTCTGAAATTGGAGCTTTATAGTTTACTTGTCAGATTGGGGTTTATATGGCTTGTGATTCTGTTTCTCATTTCAATTTTCTGGTACAATTGGTTGaaaatcccttttttttttttttttttgcacagAAAATTCGTTGATTTAGGTTCTCATTCTCACCATAGCCACTTGTTGTAATGTCTATTTCATTGAATCATATTGAGTCCAACATTTTAATCTACCTGGTTGTGATTCAAGTTCCTCTTTTTTTCCTCCTGTTTCAGGATAGGAATGCTTAGTATTCCAAAGATTTAGGCATGAAACAATTActagatttttttttgtttaatttctTGGCTTTTCCCCTAATTTTGTGTGTAACACAACATTGTGATGGATTCACAAATGAGCAACAACATAAGTCAAAGGATTATTGTCATATTCCCACATCTTAACCAATAGTTTTTTTTAGTTgtttgttatgtatgatattttgatatttataaataaaataatcatttaacctgtttatgtgttcaTAAGCAGATGtcatattattttttgttgGGTGCATCCATGAAGCCGGAAAGTTCATTTAAGGTCTGCATGGAAAAGGCAAAAAGGCAAAAGGCAGGATCATTTGCGCATATTCCTGTGGATGTACTACGTGACATACTTCTAAGACTACCATTAAGTTCACTGCTACGATTTAAAGCCGTGAACAAATGCTGGCATTCTTTAATTTCAAGTCATGGGTTTGCAATTGGACGTCTTAAAAGTCAAGCTAATAATGCTGGACCTAGCTCTTACAAATATGGAGTCATCCGAGTATTGAACATACCTCAACGACCGCCACAGCTTTCTCTCTACATGCACAGGaaagcagaagaggaagattcTGATGCACTAATTGTGCAGACTGTAGGGCTTCCTAATCCTCTTAAGCTTCTAGAAGATTTTAAAGACACCAATGGTTCACAGGTTTTTGGTTCATGTAATGGTTTGTTACTTCTAGGCCGTGGTAAAAAACCAGAGCAATTCATCTTGTGGAATCCATCAACTGGGCAGGACAAGGAGCTACCGTTGAACCACTTTTGCGAGTGCCCTATCACTTTCATGGCTGGCCTTGGttatgattctttctctgataattatAAAGTGGTTGCAGCAGTTAATGATGGAGGTTCACAGTTAATGTATATTGCTCTATATAATCTTAGGACCAATTCCTGGTCTATGTGGGAAAAGACTGTATTCCCTTACAAGTTCTCTTCTAGTTGTAGCCAACCAGGGATAACTCTTGCAAATGGAGCTCCACATTGGTTGCTGAATCGTCATGGTACTGGTGGTGTAGCAAAtgtgataatttattttgaccCTGTTGAAGAGAACTTCAAGGAGTTGTCCCTGCCTGATTCGCTAGTAGGTGACATTTTTCTGGGAGTTTGCAAAGGATTCCTATGTGTTGGCTCTTGCAATCAGATATGGATAATGAAGGAATATGGGGTGAAGGAGTCTTGGACTGTTTTGATGGATTTCCCAAGATATTCTGCCGGTTACAGTATCCAAAATTTTGAACATTTGATGTTATGGCAATTTCCAAAGATGAGTACAGTTCTGCTGATATTAGATGGGAATAGTGCAGCCCTGTTCAAGAGTAATGGAACGAAGTATAAGGCTTTTTCTTTCTCTGGCTATCAGGAAGGGTTGATAATAACTGCATACATGGAGAGTCTTGTATCACCCAATAATTATGCTTTATGCACAAGGGattgaaagataaaaaataGGTGAGAATGCAACTTAACACTTCTTAGTTCTTCAATATCTGTAAGGATAATGTTGTGCTTATGTTGTTTGTCACACTAAATTATTCTATTTATGAAGCTTAGAGTACCAATATCCTAACAATAGTTGTTCTTATGATTGTGCTTGTTTTGTATCTCACAAAGGGGTGCAATAATAAACAAAGATTGCTAGGTTTCTTATGCAATATAGTTTTTGTTCATGTCAATAATGCCTTCTAGCGGATTCATGATCTGATGGGTTTGGATATCAGCACCAGCAGACTGGAGACACCACATTGTTGCTCGACTGAATTAAACAGTTGCCTGACAATATGAGTTTCATAATCATAATGAAACTTCTCTGTCATTGTTTAAACTAGTATGGTATATTCGGAGCTCTTTGCTATAAGTATTTTCCTTTTTTGGAGAAAAATGTTACAAGTAGATTGATCTATCAATTAACTCGTCTCAGCACAATTTAATGGGTATACAGATCAAATCAGCACCTGTATTTTTGCTGGATGTTTAGATTTAAGTCCATTTAAACCAAGAAATTCAGCCTGTGAATTATATTCGCCCTGAACTGGGCATCAACTTTTTTCTCCCAGGCAGAATATCCGGCAATCTCATGCCCTCATTATCCCTTATATCAAAATCATATACGAGAATCAATCCTCTGGTTTCAAACTCTGAACGTAGAAATGCCTCAACAACCTTAATATCAATCCTCTCAACCGAATTTTTGCTCTCATTGTTGTTCAACTCAATTCCTCTCCTCCCTGATGAACCAATATCCGGGGGTTACCACATGAGGACACTTAGACAGTGGTTCTATTTGACGAGGGAATCAATGACACTTGGACAGTGGTTCTATTTGACGAGGGAATCAATGATCTGAGATTAGTTGAATGAGGAATAGATAGTGGAATAAATGACGGTTAATGCATCAGGTGATGAATTTGGAGAGGTTGAGGCTTTTTGAGGGAGTAAAAATGATGGATTCTAGGAATATCCTCGATTCAGGCGATGCCAGGTATAATATATCTCTAGTCACATTAACGTCTCCTGTGATGCGTCCGGTCAAATATGACCGGATGATTTTTCAGCAAATTTGTCAAGATATCTCATTTAATGGTAGACTGTTAGCTAATAAATATAGAGTTTGCTAACTCATGTTTTAATTGTTAGGCATATTATATTGATACTATTCATGGCACGCACATTTAATATCCTTTAATATCCTGTTGTGgtataaattttgaaaagatCTGCCCTTCTATTTCGGACTTTAGCAGGGTCTAAGGGTATCGGTGGTCTGGACTTTCTATTGCTCTGTAGATCCAGATGGAAAGGTTCAAAAACCCTTCCAAATTTTATATACTTGTCGCGATCTTAACAAACCCTTTTATTCCTATGTTATCACTCTCAATTTGCACCAGCACCACCACAAGCAACACTGACAGCAACAACATCACTGCTGCTGGCTCTTTTCCTTTGAACACGCATGATCCAGTTATGCCTCTTTAAAGGAATTGTTTTACTTTTGTACAAGGATAGATCACCTATGAATCTTTCATTCTTCTGTGTTCCCTCTTTATTTCCCGAAATAATGTCAAAAACTCAAAATGGTGTGCAAGCAGAAAGTTTTCCAACTTGTGCATAGGCACTTGCTTAAACTTTTGCtggttttctttatttatttgtttctttcaatttttccCTTTATCATATCAGTTTCCAATTTTACATTCAAAAGCAAGAATTTATTACTTTATAGGTGATTAGTGTTAGTTATAAGGGAAGATATAATCTTGTAATGTTGGATATTTGCAAAGAAAGAGAGAATCTTTGCTTCAATTGCATCACTTAGctcattttaatttcttttttttttcttttatgtttcgaGATTAATTTTCGCTCTCTTTAATTTGCCATTAGCACTTTTAATGTTGTTAAATGGTAAAAGAAAAAGTTGCTATTATTAGGGTTGTAAATGAGCCaagctattcgtgagctactcgagactcgactcgataaaagttcgaccgagttcggctcgttttttaaacgagccaagctcgagctcaattttgaggctcgtcacttaaacgagctgagcttgagctccatagtattcggctcgttaaggctcgcgAACTGCctcgtttttaggctcgcgagctggctcgttgagaagactcgcgagcaggctcgttaaataggctagtgagtaatattgtttaaataaattggtgaaccaattctttaaataaatttatgaacaagttcaaatattattaaaaagataaaaataactataaagctataaaatttaaactgttataaatacttgaaaattatagtattgaaaattacaaataattaagattaattattataattaatattctttaaaattaaattataaaaatcttttgtatataattattataataagattccataaaattaatgtataatcacaaataattaatattaattattataataagtattctttaaaattataatattacatgataaattgagttgtaaaaattatatacattttaaaattaaagtataattataaaaatttttttgtatataattaagcatacaatataaaagatgataataattatcaaagtatattaataataattaattaagattatatggatgttgaagttgaaattcaagttaactaattgaacaagcatgaagatgattatgaagataattaaattatattagcttgtttcaactgttggaagttggaatcaactttattcgtttgatattaaactttgtgtgtaatctaattttattatgttgttgaatttatatttatttgtgttattttagttataaattgtgttacgtaattttttttatgtacactctcttttttttatattatttaaattaatgatgattaaaaactgattaaagtataattattaatttgagctcgagcctgaacttgagctcaaaccaaactttttaattttgagctcggtct
Encoded proteins:
- the LOC110626884 gene encoding F-box/kelch-repeat protein At3g06240 isoform X1, which translates into the protein MADANYPKSMSYYFLLGASMKPESSFKVCMEKAKRQKAGSFAHIPVDVLRDILLRLPLSSLLRFKAVNKCWHSLISSHGFAIGRLKSQANNAGPSSYKYGVIRVLNIPQRPPQLSLYMHRKAEEEDSDALIVQTVGLPNPLKLLEDFKDTNGSQVFGSCNGLLLLGRGKKPEQFILWNPSTGQDKELPLNHFCECPITFMAGLGYDSFSDNYKVVAAVNDGGSQLMYIALYNLRTNSWSMWEKTVFPYKFSSSCSQPGITLANGAPHWLLNRHGTGGVANVIIYFDPVEENFKELSLPDSLVGDIFLGVCKGFLCVGSCNQIWIMKEYGVKESWTVLMDFPRYSAGYSIQNFEHLMLWQFPKMSTVLLILDGNSAALFKSNGTKYKAFSFSGYQEGLIITAYMESLVSPNNYALCTRD
- the LOC110626884 gene encoding F-box/kelch-repeat protein At3g06240 isoform X3 is translated as MADANYPKSESSFKVCMEKAKRQKAGSFAHIPVDVLRDILLRLPLSSLLRFKAVNKCWHSLISSHGFAIGRLKSQANNAGPSSYKYGVIRVLNIPQRPPQLSLYMHRKAEEEDSDALIVQTVGLPNPLKLLEDFKDTNGSQVFGSCNGLLLLGRGKKPEQFILWNPSTGQDKELPLNHFCECPITFMAGLGYDSFSDNYKVVAAVNDGGSQLMYIALYNLRTNSWSMWEKTVFPYKFSSSCSQPGITLANGAPHWLLNRHGTGGVANVIIYFDPVEENFKELSLPDSLVGDIFLGVCKGFLCVGSCNQIWIMKEYGVKESWTVLMDFPRYSAGYSIQNFEHLMLWQFPKMSTVLLILDGNSAALFKSNGTKYKAFSFSGYQEGLIITAYMESLVSPNNYALCTRD
- the LOC110626884 gene encoding F-box/kelch-repeat protein At3g06240 isoform X2, translating into MADANYPKSPESSFKVCMEKAKRQKAGSFAHIPVDVLRDILLRLPLSSLLRFKAVNKCWHSLISSHGFAIGRLKSQANNAGPSSYKYGVIRVLNIPQRPPQLSLYMHRKAEEEDSDALIVQTVGLPNPLKLLEDFKDTNGSQVFGSCNGLLLLGRGKKPEQFILWNPSTGQDKELPLNHFCECPITFMAGLGYDSFSDNYKVVAAVNDGGSQLMYIALYNLRTNSWSMWEKTVFPYKFSSSCSQPGITLANGAPHWLLNRHGTGGVANVIIYFDPVEENFKELSLPDSLVGDIFLGVCKGFLCVGSCNQIWIMKEYGVKESWTVLMDFPRYSAGYSIQNFEHLMLWQFPKMSTVLLILDGNSAALFKSNGTKYKAFSFSGYQEGLIITAYMESLVSPNNYALCTRD